A genomic stretch from Nitrososphaera sp. includes:
- the uppS gene encoding polyprenyl diphosphate synthase: MGISAYQIDRGGKAIAETLLQVSGIYSVYERHLESKIVKSPLPNHVAIVLDGNRRWAKYHLLETGKGHFHGADKAEELLNWIHDIGIRITTLYVLSTENLDRKDSELDNIYRLLEVKLQRLYDDPRIHKRQMKIKAIGDTKLLPEKIRQILSKLEEETAEYDRMFLNIAIAYGGQKELIEAIRKIARMAKEGEIEVEEIDEKTIESCLYTSHLPQPEPDLILRTSGEKRLSGFLIWQSAYSELMFMDVFWPEFRKIDLMRAIRTYQQRVRRYGK; this comes from the coding sequence ATGGGCATTTCTGCTTATCAGATTGACAGGGGAGGCAAGGCCATCGCAGAAACGCTTCTTCAGGTAAGCGGCATATACTCCGTCTACGAGCGCCACCTGGAATCAAAGATTGTCAAGTCGCCTCTCCCGAACCATGTCGCAATCGTGCTGGACGGCAACCGAAGATGGGCCAAGTACCACCTGCTTGAGACAGGAAAGGGCCACTTTCACGGGGCTGACAAGGCAGAGGAGCTTCTGAACTGGATCCACGACATTGGGATCAGAATAACGACTCTCTACGTTCTTTCGACTGAGAACCTTGACAGGAAGGATTCAGAACTTGACAACATTTACCGGCTTCTCGAGGTCAAGCTCCAGCGCCTTTACGACGACCCCAGAATTCACAAGAGGCAGATGAAGATAAAGGCCATAGGAGATACAAAACTCTTGCCGGAAAAAATCAGGCAGATACTGTCAAAACTGGAGGAGGAAACCGCGGAGTATGACAGGATGTTTCTCAATATTGCCATAGCCTATGGCGGCCAGAAGGAGCTTATCGAGGCAATCAGAAAAATAGCAAGGATGGCAAAGGAGGGTGAAATTGAGGTGGAGGAAATTGACGAGAAGACTATAGAATCCTGCCTCTATACCTCGCACCTGCCGCAGCCCGAGCCGGATCTGATTCTGCGAACCTCAGGTGAGAAGAGGCTAAGCGGGTTTCTGATATGGCAGAGCGCCTACAGTGAGCTAATGTTCATGGACGTTTTCTGGCCGGAATTTCGAAAAATCGACCTGATGCGCGCCATTAGGACATATCAGCAAAGAGTCAGAAGGTATGGCAAGTAG